One Helianthus annuus cultivar XRQ/B chromosome 12, HanXRQr2.0-SUNRISE, whole genome shotgun sequence genomic region harbors:
- the LOC110894618 gene encoding calcineurin B-like protein 7 isoform X1, producing MGCIYSTVAKHTPGYENPALLADETLFTMIEVEALYELFNKLSSSIIDDGLIHKISMNFSGSTVVFRLYDLRGTGFIEREELKEMVLLHESDLVLSEDIIEMIVEKTFSDEDIKGDRKIDEDEWKQFVARNPSLIKNMTLPYLKDITLAFPSSVLSSEVEDAKI from the exons ATGGGTTGCATTTATTCCACTGTTGCCAAACATACCCCTGGGTATGAGAATCCTGCTCTCTTAGCTGACGAAACCCTAT TCACAATGATTGAAGTTGAGGCTTTGTATGAGCTTTTTAACAAGTTAAGCAGCTCAATCATCGATGATGGCCTCATTCACAAG ATTAGCATGAATTTCTCTGGATCGACAGTTGTTTTCAGGCTATATGATCTCAGAGGTACCGGTTTTATTGAGAGAGAGGAG TTAAAAGAGATGGTACTCTTACACGAGTCAGATTTAGTGTTGTCTGAAGACATTATCGAAATGATAGTCGAAAAAACATTCAGTGATGAAGATATTAAAGGAGATAGGAAGATAGATGAAGACGAATGGAAGCAATTTGTGGCAAGGAATCCGTCCCTCATTAAGAACATGACCCTTCCTTACTTGAA GGACATAACGTTGGCATTCCCCAGTTCTGTATTGAGCTCTGAAGTAGAAGACGCGAAAATATGA
- the LOC110894616 gene encoding D-galacturonate reductase-like, whose product MTTIPVTKISSSECSRPVPVIAMGTATESSIAGIEVVKPSILIEAVKLGYRHFDTAAIYQTEKPVGEAVAEALRLGLIKSRSEVFITTKLWCNSADRHLVLPALKQSLKNLGLEYVDLYLIHWPFKANQEKSELPIPNECIAAIDIKAVWEGMEECQNLGLTKSIGVSNFSAKRIEQILSFAKIPPAVNQVEMNPLWQQKKLNRFCKENGIVVTAYSPLGATGNNAWGHNRVMECDILQGIAESKGKTVAQISLRWLYEQGVIIAVKSFNTERMKQNLDIFDWSLTEEELNKIDQIPQRRHLYLFGFINTEHNDLLAEIDAELG is encoded by the exons ATGACAACTATTCCAGTGACGAAGATAAGCTCTTCGGAATGTTCTCGGCCGGTGCCAGTGATCGCAATGGGCACAGCTACAGAATCAAGCATTGCTGGCATTGAAGTGGTGAAACCATCGATTCTAATAGAAGCCGTTAAGTTGGGTTATCGTCACTTTGACACAGCAGCAATATACCAAACTGAGAAACCTGTTGGGGAAGCCGTTGCAGAAGCTCTGAGATTGGGTCTCATAAAGTCTCGATCAGAGGTTTTTATAACCACCAAGCTGTGGTGTAACTCTGCTGACCGCCATCTTGTTTTACCAGCCCTCAAGCAGAGTCTCAA GAATCTGGGACTAGAGTATGTTGATTTGTATCTTATACATTGGCCATTTAAAGCGAATCAAGAGAAATCCGAACTCCCTATCCCAAACGAGTGCATAGCCGCTATCGATATAAAAGCAGTCTGGGAAGGCATGGAGGAGTGCCAAAACCTTGGACTCACCAAATCTATTGGTGTCAGCAATTTCTCTGCTAAGAGGATCGAACAAATTCTTTCCTTTGCCAAAATCCCTCCGGCTGTTAATCAG GTTGAGATGAACCCACTTTGGCAACAGAAAAAACTCAACAGATTTTGCAAAGAGAATGGCATCGTTGTAACTGCTTACTCCCCGTTAGGTGCCACTGGCAACAATGCATGGGGACACAACCGTGTCATGGAATGTGATATTCTTCAAGGTATTGCTGAGTCCAAAGGAAAGACAGTGGCTCAG ATTTCTCTAAGATGGTTATATGAGCAAGGTGTAATTATTGCAGTAAAGAGCTTCAACACAGAAAGGATGAAGCAAAATCTTGACATCTTTGACTGGTCATTGACTGAGGAGGAATTGAACAAAATTGACCAAATTCCTCAGCGGAGGCATCTTTATCTATTTGGATTTATAAATACAGAGCATAATGATTTGTTGGCTGAAATTGATGCAGAACTTGGCTAG
- the LOC110894617 gene encoding D-galacturonate reductase-like: protein MATIPETKISSSEGARPVPVPVIAMGTATESSIAGIEVVKPSILIEAVKLGYRHFDTAAVYQTEKPVGEAVAEALRLGLIKSRSEVFITTKLWCNSADRHLVLPALKQSLKNLGLEYVDLYLIHWPFKANQEKFELPIPNECIAAIDIKAVWEGMEECQNLGLTKSIGVSNFSAKRIEQILSFAKIPPAVNQVEMNPLWQQKKLNRFCKENGIVVTAYSPLGATGNSAWGHNRVMECDILQGIAKSKGKTVAQISLRWLYEQGVIIAVKSFNTERMKQNLDIFDWSLTEEELNKIDQIPQRRHVYLIGSMNTEHNDVLTEIDAELD from the exons ATGGCAACTATTCCAGAGACGAAGATAAGCTCTTCGGAAGGTGCTCGGCCGGTGCCGGTGCCAGTGATCGCAATGGGCACAGCTACAGAATCAAGCATAGCTGGCATTGAAGTGGTGAAACCATCGATTCTAATAGAAGCCGTTAAGTTGGGTTATCGTCACTTTGACACAGCAGCAGTATACCAAACTGAGAAACCTGTTGGGGAAGCCGTTGCAGAAGCTCTGAGATTAGGCCTCATAAAGTCTCGATCAGAGGTTTTTATAACCACCAAGCTGTGGTGTAACTCTGCTGACCGCCATCTTGTTTTACCAGCCCTCAAGCAGAGTCTCAA GAATCTGGGACTAGAGTATGTTGATTTGTATCTTATACATTGGCCATTCAAAGCGAATCAAGAGAAATTCGAACTCCCTATCCCAAACGAGTGCATAGCCGCTATCGATATAAAAGCAGTCTGGGAAGGCATGGAGGAGTGCCAAAATCTTGGACTCACCAAATCTATTGGTGTCAGCAATTTCTCTGCTAAGAGGATCGAACAAATTCTTTCCTTTGCCAAAATCCCTCCGGCTGTTAATCAG GTTGAGATGAACCCACTTTGGCAACAGAAAAAACTCAACAGATTTTGTAAGGAGAATGGTATCGTTGTAACTGCTTACTCCCCGTTAGGTGCTACTGGCAACAGTGCATGGGGGCACAACCGCGTTATGGAATGTGATATTCTTCAAGGTATTGCTAAGTCCAAAGGAAAGACAGTGGCTCAG ATTTCTCTAAGATGGTTATATGAGCAAGGTGTAATTATTGCAGTAAAGAGCTTCAACACAGAAAGGATGAAGCAAAATCTTGACATCTTTGACTGGTCATTGACTGAGGAGGAATTGAACAAAATTGACCAAATTCCTCAGCGCAGGCATGTTTATCTAATTGGATCTATGAATACTGAGCATAACGACGTATTGACTGAAATCGATGCAGAACTTGACTAG
- the LOC110894618 gene encoding calcineurin B-like protein 1 isoform X2, which produces MGCIYSTVAKHTPGYENPALLADETLFTMIEVEALYELFNKLSSSIIDDGLIHKLKEMVLLHESDLVLSEDIIEMIVEKTFSDEDIKGDRKIDEDEWKQFVARNPSLIKNMTLPYLKDITLAFPSSVLSSEVEDAKI; this is translated from the exons ATGGGTTGCATTTATTCCACTGTTGCCAAACATACCCCTGGGTATGAGAATCCTGCTCTCTTAGCTGACGAAACCCTAT TCACAATGATTGAAGTTGAGGCTTTGTATGAGCTTTTTAACAAGTTAAGCAGCTCAATCATCGATGATGGCCTCATTCACAAG TTAAAAGAGATGGTACTCTTACACGAGTCAGATTTAGTGTTGTCTGAAGACATTATCGAAATGATAGTCGAAAAAACATTCAGTGATGAAGATATTAAAGGAGATAGGAAGATAGATGAAGACGAATGGAAGCAATTTGTGGCAAGGAATCCGTCCCTCATTAAGAACATGACCCTTCCTTACTTGAA GGACATAACGTTGGCATTCCCCAGTTCTGTATTGAGCTCTGAAGTAGAAGACGCGAAAATATGA